cccccccccccgccgccgaattaccgccgaagccggacccgccgccgaagtgcagcccggtctttggcggtaattcggcagcagggggctcccgccgcgggtcttcggggcacttcggcggcgggtcccggaagggaagggccccccgccgccgaattaccaccgaagaccgagctgaacttcggcggcgggtcccgctccgtcttcggcggtaattcaccagtggggggtccttccgccccggagtggaaggaccccccgccggcgaagactgggagcagaagcagctcctgcgcccggccccgcaagagttttccgggccccccgagggagtgaaggaccccgctccaggggccctgaaaaactctggtgagggcccctgtggggctcagggcctggggcaaattgcccctcttgccctcccctctgggcagccctgccttcttttccccctttttaaatatgggcactgcgttagcccttctccagtgttccaggacctctcctgtcatccatgagtttacAAATACTATTGCCAGTGGCTCTGatatttcttcagctaattccttgaGCACCCTCAGGTGAATAGCATCTGGCCCGGGTGATTTGAATTCGTTCAAATTGGTCAGAAAATCTCTGGTGTCCCTCTAGTCCCTTCAGATAGACACCCCtatctgatgggggtggggggggtgtctgactcttgctgcccagctgggctcaTGGCCCCGGTTCTTGGCACCCCAGCAGCTGGGTGGGATCAGATCTGGTGTGAGACCTTCGCTGCTCAGAGGGAGCTTCATCCCTCCCCTGAGCTGCGGTCATGGCACGCTGGGCTGTCCAGCTCTCACCCTGCCTGTCTGTGACTGTCCTAGGATGAGCTGCCTGCGCTGGCTATCTCCAGGCCTCAGACTGGCTTGTCCTTCCTTGCCCCGGAGCCCGAGGACCTGGAGGATCTCTACAGCCGCTACAAggtgagctgggggctggggtggcgGAAGAGGGTTGCCCTTGGATGGGAGGTGTGTGGGGATAGGGGGCTTGGACGGCAGGCCCTGAGGGGGATGCCCTTGGTGGGAGCAGTGGGTGGCAGGCTGGGATGGCAGGCCccgaggtgggggcagcatgtgccCTTGGCCCGGAGTTGGGATCTGATGGCACTTCTGACCAGGGTTGTGAGGCcagggacttgggagatctgggcCCCAGTAACCTCTGGTGGGTTTGGTTCTTCCATTCCCCTCTGCTGCACAGTGCCCCTGGAAGCCCACTTCCCTGCAAGGGCACCCAGCCGCAGTGCTGAGCGGGGAGCTGCCTGGTGCCCGGCCCGTGGCCTTGGAGCCACTTCCTCTAGCAGCTACTGCAGGCACCTGAGCAGAGCAGAGAGGAtgggctgtctgtctgtctgtccgtccatagaagctgcagcaggagctggagtTCCTGGAGGTGCAGGAGGAGTACATCAAGGATGAGCAGAAGAACCTGAAGAAGGAGTTCTTGCACGCGCAGGAGGAGGTGAAGCGCATCCAGAGCATCCCGCTGGTCATAGGCCAGTTCTTAGAGGCCGTGGACCAGAACACGGCCATTGTGGGCTCTACCACAGGTGCAGCTGGAGGGCTCGAGGAAGGGGATTGTGGGAGAGGGGAGCTGCGCACAGGGAGCCGGCCCCCAGCTTTGCCTGGCTTACCCCCGTCTGCCTCTCACCCACAGGCTCCAATTACTATGTGCGGATCCTGAGCACCATTgaccgggagctgctgaagcCCAACGCTTCGGTGGCCCTGCACAAGCACAGTAACGCACTGGTGGATGTGCTGCCACCTGAGGCTGACAGCAGCATTATGATGCTGACATCAGGTGGGTGCTCCCTGCGCCAGCCCCAGGGGCAGCCGGTGCTACAGGGAGCAGTGTGCCCAGTTCCTATGGGGATGGAGGTCTCCCAGCTGTGCTGGGCAGCTGAGGGTCCCACGGGTGTGCGGGGGGTGGCAGTCCCATGGGCGTGCAGGAGTCTCACGCCCATGCTGGGCATGCAGGGGAGTACTGgacaggggaggtgggggtccCCCGGCTGTGCTGGACAGGGGGGTGGGGTTTCCCTAGGTGTGCTGTGCGTGCAGGGGGTGTAGGTTTTGTGGGGAGCGGAGGTCCcctggctgtgctgggtaggggaGGCATGGGTCCCCTAGCCATGTTGGGCTCAGCCCTGGTGTGTGCCCACAGATCAGAAACCGGACGTGATGTACGCTGACATTGGCGGGATGGACATCCAGAAGCAGGAGGTGAGGGAGGCCGTGGAGCTGCCCCTCACCCACTTTGAGCTCTacaagcaggtgtgtgtgtgcgggggggggaggggggcagggagaggagggatgGCAAGACTGGGCCGGCTGGAACTACACCCTGGGTGGCTGTGCCCTGCGCTGGGGCTGAGCTCCGTCCTGCAGGCTGAGCATGGGCGCTCCTCTCACTgtgccctgcagctgggagagctCCTGGTGGCCTCAGGGCTGTGCgctcgggggctgggctggggttggcAAGTCACTGTCAGATCAGGAGAGGCACAGAACCCCAGGCCTGAAGCTGGTGGGCTGGGGTGTCAGGACCCCAGCCCACCAGCTTCCTGGGCTCCTCAAgtttgggatgggggagccccCAGTAACCCCCTCTGTCCCCTTCAGATCGGCATTGACCCCCCACGCGGCGTCCTGATGTACGGcccccctggctgtgggaagACTATGCTGGCCAAAGCTGTGGCCCATCACACCACAGGTGAGCAGGGTGCTGgactgtggggggaagggggagcaccAGTGCCCATCTGATACCATGGGAGTCTGTcaaggatgcctgggttctataaTGCAAAGGTGCCAAGCAACCTGTGGTCCCAGCTCAAGGTCTAGAAAGGCCCTGGCTTTGTGCCCGGGAGGGTTGGTACTGCAGGTGCCAGGGGCTGGTGCCAGGACTGTGTGGCACAGGGAGCCTGTGGGTTGTCCCAGGGAGTGCCTGTCCCATGGGGAGGTATCTCTCAtggccagggctggaggggggcactAATGCTGTCTGCCCATCTGTCCAGCTGCCTTCATCCGCGTGGTGGGCTCAGAGTTTGTACAGAAGTACCTGGGTGAGGGGCCGCGCATGGTGCGGGACGTCTTCAGGCTGGCCAAGGAGAACGCACCCGCCATCATCTTCATAGACGAGATTGACGCCATCGCCACCAAGCGCTTCGACGCCCAGACAGggggtgagcagggggtggggcactggCCTCGCCCCTCTGGGGGAGCAATCTCTGCTCTGGCCCCGGGGCTGGCTCAAGGGAgcgggaatgggacatggggcctctcccctctagggCACTGGACCCAAGTCCCAGCAGG
This genomic window from Mauremys mutica isolate MM-2020 ecotype Southern chromosome 17, ASM2049712v1, whole genome shotgun sequence contains:
- the PSMC4 gene encoding 26S proteasome regulatory subunit 6B yields the protein MEEIGILVEKTQDELPALAISRPQTGLSFLAPEPEDLEDLYSRYKKLQQELEFLEVQEEYIKDEQKNLKKEFLHAQEEVKRIQSIPLVIGQFLEAVDQNTAIVGSTTGSNYYVRILSTIDRELLKPNASVALHKHSNALVDVLPPEADSSIMMLTSDQKPDVMYADIGGMDIQKQEVREAVELPLTHFELYKQIGIDPPRGVLMYGPPGCGKTMLAKAVAHHTTAAFIRVVGSEFVQKYLGEGPRMVRDVFRLAKENAPAIIFIDEIDAIATKRFDAQTGADREVQRILLELLNQMDGFDQNVNVKVIMATNRADTLDPALLRPGRLDRKIEFPLPDRRQKRLIFSTITSKMNLSEEVDLEDYVARPDKISGADINSICQEGGMLAVRENRYIVLAKDFEKAYKTVIKKDEQEHEFYK